The following proteins are co-located in the Chryseobacterium daecheongense genome:
- the hutI gene encoding imidazolonepropionase: protein MKLIGPFKQIITLANLSLRGKLSDQQLEIIIDGGILIEGETIQKVGNFEELRSKYPNVTIEEVEGEQIVLPAFIDSHTHICFGGNRANDFAMRNAGKTYLEIAESGGGIWSSVQHTRNASEEELLKTLSERINFLISLGITTIEVKSGYGLDVENELKMLRIIKKAQTLTKATLIPTCLSAHLKPKDFEGDNKAYLDFIITEILPKVKEEGLAKRVDIFIEKSAFQPEESKDFLLKTKELGFEITVHADQFTPGSSRIAVEVGAQSADHLEATIDDDIMFLAHSNTVATALPGASLGLGEKFTPARKLLDAGAILAIASDWNPGSAPMGNLITQASILATYEKLTTAEVLAGITFRSAYALGLEDRGRLEKGLKADFVTFKTDNFQNVLYNQGSLTAENIYINGEKWKV, encoded by the coding sequence ATGAAATTAATAGGACCATTTAAGCAAATCATTACACTCGCTAATCTTTCACTGAGAGGAAAATTATCTGATCAACAACTTGAAATTATAATTGACGGAGGCATTTTGATTGAAGGTGAAACCATTCAGAAAGTTGGAAATTTCGAAGAATTAAGATCTAAATATCCCAATGTAACAATTGAAGAGGTTGAAGGTGAACAGATTGTGCTTCCTGCTTTCATAGATTCCCATACTCACATCTGCTTTGGAGGAAACAGAGCAAATGATTTTGCTATGAGAAATGCAGGAAAAACTTATCTTGAAATTGCTGAAAGCGGAGGAGGCATCTGGAGTTCTGTACAACATACAAGAAATGCGTCAGAAGAAGAGTTGCTTAAAACTTTATCAGAAAGGATCAATTTTCTTATTTCATTGGGAATTACAACCATTGAAGTGAAAAGCGGCTATGGTCTGGATGTGGAAAATGAGCTCAAGATGCTGAGAATAATAAAAAAAGCACAAACATTAACCAAAGCCACATTAATTCCTACCTGTCTTTCCGCACATTTGAAGCCGAAAGATTTTGAGGGAGACAATAAAGCTTATTTAGATTTTATTATCACAGAAATTTTGCCTAAAGTAAAAGAAGAAGGACTTGCTAAAAGAGTTGATATTTTTATTGAAAAGTCAGCATTCCAACCGGAAGAAAGTAAGGATTTTTTATTAAAAACTAAAGAGCTCGGTTTTGAAATAACTGTTCATGCAGATCAATTTACTCCCGGAAGTTCAAGGATTGCAGTAGAAGTAGGAGCACAGTCTGCGGACCATTTAGAGGCAACAATTGATGACGATATCATGTTTCTTGCTCATTCTAATACAGTGGCCACAGCACTGCCCGGAGCGAGTTTAGGACTGGGGGAGAAGTTCACTCCGGCACGAAAGTTGTTGGATGCAGGAGCTATTCTTGCAATAGCCAGTGACTGGAACCCGGGTTCCGCACCAATGGGTAACTTGATTACCCAGGCTTCCATTTTAGCAACATACGAAAAGTTAACGACCGCTGAAGTTTTAGCAGGTATTACATTTCGTTCAGCATATGCTCTGGGATTAGAAGACAGGGGAAGGTTAGAAAAAGGATTAAAAGCGGATTTTGTAACTTTTAAAACCGATAATTTTCAAAACGTATTATATAATCAGGGAAGTTTAACCGCTGAAAATATTTATATCAATGGGGAAAAGTGGAAAGTGTAA
- the ruvB gene encoding Holliday junction branch migration DNA helicase RuvB, with protein sequence MPDFLHPDKENFSHEELMQEEQIRPQSFKDFAGQRKTLENLEVFVTAAKKRGGALDHVLLHGPPGLGKTTLANIIANELGVNCKITSGPVLDKPGSLAGLLTNLEENDVLFIDEIHRLSPVVEEYLYSAMEDYKIDIMLETGPNARSVQIGLNPFTLVGATTRSGMLTKPMLARFGIQSRLEYYTIELLSMIIIRSSRVLGVKIYEDAAIEIARRSRGTPRIANALLRRVRDFAEIKGNGEIEINITKYALNSLNVDEFGLDEMDNKIMRVMIENFKGKPVGISALATSIAENPETLEEVYEPFLIQEGFIIRTPRGREVTEKAYKHLQIPIPKNPGELF encoded by the coding sequence ATGCCTGATTTTTTACATCCAGATAAGGAAAACTTTTCTCATGAAGAGCTCATGCAGGAAGAACAGATTCGTCCCCAGAGTTTTAAGGATTTTGCGGGACAGAGAAAGACGTTGGAAAATCTTGAAGTATTTGTAACTGCGGCTAAAAAGCGAGGCGGAGCCCTCGACCATGTTCTTCTTCACGGGCCTCCGGGACTTGGAAAAACAACATTAGCGAACATCATTGCGAATGAATTGGGTGTGAATTGTAAAATAACATCAGGTCCAGTTCTTGATAAACCGGGAAGTCTGGCCGGCCTTTTAACCAATCTGGAAGAAAATGACGTTCTCTTTATTGATGAGATCCACCGTCTATCACCTGTTGTGGAAGAATATCTTTATTCTGCGATGGAAGATTATAAGATTGATATTATGCTGGAAACAGGTCCTAATGCAAGGAGTGTACAGATCGGACTCAATCCTTTTACACTGGTTGGAGCAACTACAAGAAGCGGAATGCTTACCAAGCCCATGTTGGCGAGATTCGGTATCCAAAGCAGGCTTGAATATTATACCATAGAACTTTTATCCATGATCATCATAAGAAGTTCCAGAGTTCTTGGAGTAAAAATTTACGAGGATGCAGCCATTGAAATTGCGAGAAGAAGCCGCGGAACTCCAAGAATCGCCAATGCTTTATTGCGAAGGGTACGAGATTTTGCAGAAATAAAAGGTAATGGAGAAATAGAGATCAATATCACAAAATATGCGCTCAATTCTCTGAATGTTGATGAATTTGGGTTGGATGAAATGGATAACAAGATCATGCGTGTCATGATTGAAAATTTTAAAGGAAAACCTGTAGGTATTTCAGCACTGGCAACCTCTATCGCTGAAAACCCGGAGACATTGGAAGAGGTTTATGAGCCTTTCTTAATTCAGGAAGGATTTATTATCCGTACCCCAAGGGGAAGAGAGGTGACAGAAAAAGCCTATAAACACTTGCAGATTCCGATACCTAAAAATCCGGGGGAGCTTTTTTAG
- a CDS encoding FMN-binding negative transcriptional regulator, producing MFIPKLYRSEDYNVMREIIRDNAFALLISSVDKIRATHSMMMLNEDDPDHIYIETHISKANPQAKTLKKGDEVLCDFLGAHTYISSSWYDHINVSTWNYEAVQIHGKVELMNNEELYAHLEKLTNKYEKFQKCPVLVKDMGKDFVEKEMKGAFGIKVIPTEIFIKQKLSQNRKEKDYQNIISHLENSDEQGKKIAEKMKLNKN from the coding sequence ATGTTTATACCGAAGCTATACAGAAGTGAGGATTATAATGTAATGCGTGAAATCATTAGAGACAATGCTTTCGCTTTACTTATCTCTTCAGTCGACAAGATACGGGCCACTCATTCCATGATGATGCTTAATGAGGATGATCCGGATCACATTTATATTGAAACTCATATTTCCAAAGCCAATCCACAGGCAAAAACACTGAAAAAAGGAGATGAGGTATTATGTGACTTTTTAGGAGCACACACTTATATTTCCAGTAGCTGGTATGATCATATCAATGTTTCAACATGGAATTATGAAGCTGTACAAATTCATGGTAAAGTAGAACTTATGAATAATGAAGAACTTTACGCGCATCTGGAAAAGTTAACCAATAAGTATGAAAAGTTTCAAAAATGCCCTGTACTGGTAAAGGATATGGGTAAAGATTTTGTAGAAAAAGAAATGAAAGGAGCATTTGGAATAAAAGTAATACCAACGGAGATCTTTATTAAACAAAAACTTTCCCAAAACAGGAAAGAAAAAGATTATCAAAATATTATTTCCCATCTTGAAAATTCGGATGAGCAGGGAAAAAAGATTGCTGAAAAAATGAAACTTAACAAAAATTAA
- a CDS encoding MBL fold metallo-hydrolase produces the protein MKLYPIQCGKFKLDGGAMFGVVPKSLWEKTNPADERNLIELGTRSLLIEDGKKLILVDCGLGNKQDEKFFGHYSLWGDDNLDKNLKKYGFVKEDITDVFLTHLHFDHCGGAIEWNNDKTGYRPAFKNAHFWTNENHWQWATEPNPREKASFLKENIIPMQESGQLNFLPLPTTGNYGFAPDLKMDVIFVDGHTEKQMLPVIQYQEKTIVFAADLIPTAGHINQVYVMGYDTRPLLTMEEKGKFLKQCVDNEYLLFFEHDAHNELASLKMTDKGVRLDEVHSFNDVFGY, from the coding sequence ATGAAGCTATATCCAATACAATGTGGAAAATTTAAGCTGGACGGCGGCGCTATGTTCGGAGTCGTCCCAAAGAGTCTGTGGGAAAAAACCAATCCTGCAGACGAAAGAAACCTGATAGAACTGGGAACTCGATCTTTGCTTATTGAAGATGGTAAGAAACTGATTTTAGTGGATTGCGGTCTGGGAAATAAACAGGATGAGAAATTTTTCGGACATTATTCTCTTTGGGGAGATGATAATTTAGATAAAAACCTTAAAAAATATGGCTTTGTAAAGGAAGACATTACTGATGTTTTTCTTACCCATCTTCATTTTGACCACTGTGGAGGAGCCATCGAATGGAATAACGATAAAACGGGGTACAGACCGGCTTTTAAAAATGCTCATTTCTGGACCAATGAAAACCACTGGCAATGGGCTACTGAGCCTAATCCGCGAGAAAAAGCAAGTTTTTTAAAAGAAAATATCATTCCTATGCAGGAAAGTGGTCAACTGAATTTTTTACCACTACCAACGACAGGAAACTATGGTTTCGCCCCGGACTTGAAAATGGATGTTATTTTTGTTGACGGACATACCGAAAAGCAAATGCTTCCTGTAATTCAATATCAGGAAAAAACAATCGTTTTTGCTGCAGACCTTATCCCTACAGCCGGACATATCAACCAGGTTTATGTGATGGGATATGATACAAGACCTCTCTTGACAATGGAGGAAAAAGGAAAATTTTTAAAGCAATGTGTCGATAACGAATATTTATTGTTTTTCGAGCATGACGCACATAATGAGCTGGCCAGTCTGAAAATGACAGATAAAGGAGTAAGGCTTGATGAAGTTCACAGTTTTAATGACGTTTTCGGATATTAA
- the coaE gene encoding dephospho-CoA kinase (Dephospho-CoA kinase (CoaE) performs the final step in coenzyme A biosynthesis.) — protein sequence MEELNSETQKAEPEPAPKIIGLTGGIGSGKTTVAHFIEECGFPVYYSDDRAKTIVNDNDTLKEKIKELLGAQSYDNTGLYDRKYVADKVFNNSDLLQKLNEIIHPAVRIDFEQWVKEQSKYLVFKETALLFELKLNLQCYKSLLVTAQDNIRIKRVMDRDNKTYREVQAIMERQMPEKEKIRLADYIIYNDTNLEDLKERTERTIFEIE from the coding sequence ATGGAAGAATTGAATTCAGAAACACAAAAAGCAGAACCGGAACCAGCACCCAAGATCATTGGCCTTACTGGTGGAATAGGTTCAGGAAAAACAACGGTAGCCCATTTTATTGAAGAATGCGGATTTCCGGTTTATTACTCTGACGACAGAGCAAAAACCATTGTCAATGACAATGATACCCTAAAAGAAAAGATTAAAGAGCTCTTAGGAGCACAGTCTTATGATAATACCGGCCTTTATGACCGGAAATATGTTGCAGACAAAGTTTTTAATAATTCGGATCTACTGCAAAAATTAAATGAAATCATACACCCCGCTGTACGAATTGATTTTGAACAATGGGTAAAAGAACAGTCAAAATATTTAGTTTTTAAGGAAACTGCCTTATTATTTGAATTAAAGCTTAATCTGCAGTGCTACAAATCACTTTTAGTAACTGCACAAGACAACATAAGAATAAAAAGGGTAATGGACAGGGACAACAAAACCTATCGCGAAGTACAGGCTATTATGGAGCGGCAAATGCCCGAAAAAGAGAAAATAAGGCTTGCTGATTATATCATCTATAATGACACTAATTTAGAAGATTTAAAAGAGCGGACAGAACGCACCATCTTCGAAATAGAATAA
- a CDS encoding GEVED domain-containing protein, with protein sequence MKKIFTSFFLLCLFVVTSAQWSPTSFRGDKIRGSSEIKNYYSLDIPLLKSQLANAQETGKNARPVTISLPTMDGKIERFAVYSFPVVVKELADEYQLGSYVGVGIDDPGKYLRFSLAPNDFQSMIIKNGIAEFVEPLNREKTVYGVHPKTDKSKEGFLCSMNESLLDKEEINKLYQKGSAFSNQTTNFAKSSDKKYRTMRLVMSVTGEYTQFHGGTVPGAMAAINATLTRVNGVFEKDFALHLNLQNFPGVIYTNPATDPYSPAAAGAGGAWNLELQNTLTANVGNANYDIGHLFGASGGGGNAGCIGCVCVDPTTGVPKGKGSGYTSPADGIPQGDNFDIDYVAHEMGHQLGANHTFSHGLEGTGVNMEPGSGSTIMGYAGITGANTDVQPHSDDYFHIASIKQVQANLISKTCDVETTVANNPPVISALPTYNIPKGTAFVLTASATDAENDPMTYTWEEVDNASVTINKNNLGTTTSGATFRSVLPTTSPTRYFPKLSSVLAGVLNNSNNGWESVSNVARTTKFSVTVRDNSPIANQQQTQFAEQTIIVGSAGPFKVTTATAYNNGPSTVTWDVVNTTAAPYSVANVKIDYTTDNGVTWNVLAPSTPNDGSESLTFGALTLGSTVKIRVSAIGNVFYAIGSATVASLAACTGAAPTGITVSAVTQTQATVSWAASAGATYVVQYRPVGSTTWITVNATTNTTVLTGLTDGIQYEVQVANVCSGTQGTFSASVNFTTPGLNYCQMQSSNSNDEYIANVTVTPTGAAVMSNTSLGTTYTDYTTTPSALINLVIGSANNTISVSKGWTGSTYSEAVNVWIDFNRNGIFETNEQVMTSPASTTTPVTATFPVPANAYNGPSTTRMRVALSFSSPSVMCQNFTYGEVEDYAVKLIQPIPCTSNAPLNLSVTNITATSAYVMWDPAVGATYILEYRAVGATAWIPVPLTTSAYTITGLTESSQYEVRVAYICSGTTGTFTAPVQFSTPAVNYCTVTGNSTNGYISNVKMTPTNSYIMNNDSGANSYTDYSVDPTKLITLVRGSANNAISVSKSWITPSTFPPSLAVGAWIDFNRNGIFENNERVINSTTSTTTPITATYTVPNTSYNGPLTLRMRVIISSSNINDPCVNVTNGEVEDYAVKIVDLQPCSTAAPSPISVTGVSASTATVSWLNSTGATYVLRYKATAAAAWTTVNPVPAPGNTYTILNLNATTAYEVQVATICGGNQGPWSTSVNFTTLAVSYCNSGTATVGDGYINNVTVTPTNSIMMINNSGATTYTDYSTDPTKLITFVRGSTGNNISIGRVILSSTYATSVWIDYNGDGVFDNGTERVMNLGYSSTTPVTATFTVPANAYTGTNIVKMRVIVYYNTIDNACQNLTSNGEVEDYAVKFVDIQPCTTAPPSNITVSNITATTANVSWLASTGATYVLRWRLGATGAWTTIDPVLAPGNSYTITGLTELTGYQVQVATKCSGTLGAFSASIPFTTTAISYCNMTGTGTNDYIANVTVTSVNPGIAPMSNTSLQTNYISYTTPATLINLELGSTGNKIAVTKGWAGATNSDAVSAWIDFNRNGVFETNEQIMAVASNSTSTVNALFNVPSTAYSGPLTTTMRVVLKRSSSPVMCQVAVNGEVEDYAVRIRPCATGTPTNLAFNTITHTSAIVNWTGVTNGLTYILQYRPLGSTAWTSINVSTLLGNPPIQLTGLTPATTYEVQVAASCGTTPGTFTAIKTFSTRCDPTPPTVTISNVTTNSALVTWAPIAPSSTYVLRYRVVGTTTWVDVTVPVTPGNSYQLTGLSPYTTYEVQVANKCVGETTINPYSNPKVFTTERTCELPPPGLTITNLTPTTAVVVWDPFPGATYILRYRKVGIPSWTTVPVATNTLTLTGLTELTKYELQVANICSGTPGTYTQPYFFTTPTVIYCQMSSGSSVSEYISNVTVKPTGKPQMSNDSNAQNYSDFTGDPTKFIELIQGSTGNEISIAKSWTGTTNNEGIAVWIDFDRSGTFDPNERILVSSPNSTTPVKGTFSVPADAFISMTDFKYVVMRVAMQKDAIPVNCISFANGEVEDYTVRISKQAVPNPVNQTEILIYPNPVSSILYVKNISKKANYKLYNAAGQLVSGGIILNNKIDVSGLINGVYVIDIDDVQGTAQKKFIKE encoded by the coding sequence ATGAAGAAAATTTTTACTTCTTTCTTTCTTCTCTGTCTGTTTGTGGTCACCAGTGCACAATGGAGCCCGACATCTTTCAGAGGAGATAAAATCAGAGGAAGTTCTGAAATTAAGAACTATTACTCTCTAGACATTCCCTTATTAAAATCCCAACTGGCCAATGCACAGGAGACGGGCAAGAATGCCCGACCTGTAACAATTTCATTGCCAACCATGGATGGGAAAATTGAAAGGTTTGCCGTTTACAGCTTTCCGGTTGTTGTAAAAGAACTGGCAGACGAGTATCAACTTGGATCTTATGTCGGAGTCGGAATCGATGATCCGGGTAAGTATCTGAGGTTCAGTTTAGCGCCGAATGATTTTCAGTCTATGATCATCAAAAACGGGATCGCTGAATTTGTAGAACCTCTAAATAGAGAAAAGACAGTTTACGGTGTGCATCCGAAAACTGATAAGAGCAAAGAAGGTTTTCTATGCTCCATGAATGAAAGTCTTTTGGATAAGGAAGAGATCAATAAACTTTATCAGAAGGGATCTGCATTTAGCAATCAGACCACTAATTTTGCGAAGTCTTCAGATAAGAAGTACAGAACGATGAGATTGGTAATGTCTGTAACAGGAGAGTATACCCAGTTTCATGGAGGAACAGTTCCTGGGGCGATGGCGGCTATTAATGCAACGCTTACCCGGGTAAATGGTGTATTTGAAAAAGATTTTGCATTACACTTAAATTTACAGAACTTTCCGGGTGTAATTTATACCAACCCGGCAACCGACCCCTATTCTCCGGCTGCTGCAGGAGCTGGAGGTGCATGGAATCTAGAATTGCAAAATACTTTAACGGCTAATGTAGGTAATGCCAATTACGATATAGGGCATTTATTTGGTGCTTCCGGAGGTGGAGGTAATGCAGGATGTATCGGATGCGTTTGCGTAGATCCAACTACAGGAGTTCCGAAAGGAAAAGGATCTGGATATACATCGCCAGCAGATGGGATTCCACAAGGAGATAATTTTGATATTGATTATGTTGCCCATGAAATGGGTCATCAGTTAGGAGCAAACCATACATTTTCTCACGGTCTTGAAGGAACAGGGGTGAATATGGAACCCGGTTCTGGATCCACAATTATGGGGTATGCAGGAATTACCGGAGCTAATACCGATGTTCAGCCTCACTCAGATGATTATTTTCATATCGCCAGTATCAAGCAGGTACAGGCTAACCTAATTTCTAAAACCTGTGATGTTGAAACTACAGTTGCCAACAATCCTCCTGTGATTTCTGCATTACCAACTTATAATATTCCTAAAGGAACAGCATTCGTATTAACAGCTTCTGCCACCGATGCGGAAAATGATCCAATGACCTATACCTGGGAAGAAGTGGATAATGCAAGCGTTACTATTAACAAGAATAATTTAGGAACAACAACTTCAGGTGCAACCTTTAGATCTGTATTGCCAACGACAAGTCCAACAAGATATTTTCCTAAATTATCTTCTGTGCTTGCCGGAGTTCTTAACAATTCGAATAATGGATGGGAATCTGTTTCTAATGTTGCGAGAACAACCAAATTCTCTGTAACAGTAAGAGATAATAGTCCCATTGCGAATCAACAGCAGACACAGTTTGCTGAACAAACAATTATCGTAGGTAGTGCAGGACCTTTTAAGGTTACAACAGCAACAGCTTATAATAACGGACCAAGCACTGTAACCTGGGATGTGGTAAATACCACAGCTGCTCCTTATAGTGTTGCTAATGTTAAAATAGATTACACTACGGACAATGGAGTTACCTGGAATGTTTTGGCGCCATCTACTCCTAATGATGGAAGTGAAAGCTTAACTTTTGGAGCTTTAACATTAGGGTCTACCGTGAAAATCAGAGTAAGTGCGATCGGAAATGTATTTTATGCCATTGGCAGTGCTACAGTAGCGAGTTTAGCTGCATGTACTGGAGCTGCGCCGACTGGTATTACAGTTTCTGCAGTTACTCAGACTCAGGCTACTGTTTCCTGGGCAGCTTCTGCCGGAGCAACTTACGTTGTTCAGTATCGTCCTGTTGGAAGCACAACATGGATTACAGTAAATGCAACGACCAATACTACAGTATTAACAGGTCTTACGGATGGAATTCAATACGAAGTTCAGGTTGCTAATGTATGTTCAGGAACGCAGGGTACTTTCTCTGCCTCTGTTAACTTTACAACACCGGGACTAAACTACTGTCAGATGCAGTCAAGCAATTCTAATGATGAGTATATTGCTAATGTTACAGTAACACCTACGGGGGCTGCCGTAATGAGTAATACTTCTTTAGGAACTACCTATACTGATTACACGACGACACCAAGTGCTTTGATAAATCTTGTGATCGGGTCTGCTAACAATACAATTTCTGTTTCGAAAGGGTGGACGGGTAGTACATATAGTGAAGCTGTGAATGTATGGATTGACTTTAACCGAAACGGAATTTTTGAAACAAATGAACAGGTAATGACTTCTCCGGCAAGTACAACTACACCGGTTACAGCTACATTCCCAGTTCCTGCCAATGCATATAATGGACCTTCTACAACAAGAATGAGAGTGGCTCTAAGCTTTAGCTCTCCTTCTGTGATGTGTCAGAACTTTACTTATGGAGAAGTAGAAGATTATGCTGTGAAATTAATTCAGCCTATACCTTGTACAAGTAATGCTCCATTGAATTTAAGCGTAACAAATATTACGGCTACATCAGCTTACGTAATGTGGGACCCTGCTGTAGGAGCAACCTATATACTTGAATACAGAGCTGTTGGCGCAACCGCATGGATACCTGTTCCATTAACAACCAGTGCTTATACGATTACAGGTTTAACAGAATCTTCACAGTACGAAGTTCGTGTGGCATATATTTGTTCCGGGACTACTGGAACGTTTACAGCTCCTGTTCAGTTCAGTACTCCGGCGGTTAACTACTGTACAGTAACAGGTAACAGTACTAACGGATATATTTCAAATGTTAAGATGACTCCGACCAATTCATATATTATGAATAATGATTCCGGAGCAAACTCTTATACTGATTATTCCGTTGATCCAACTAAATTGATTACGTTAGTACGTGGATCTGCAAATAATGCAATTTCTGTGAGCAAATCATGGATCACACCGAGTACATTCCCTCCGTCTCTGGCTGTCGGAGCATGGATCGATTTTAACAGAAACGGAATTTTTGAAAACAATGAAAGGGTAATCAACAGTACAACAAGTACTACAACTCCGATTACGGCAACATATACGGTTCCAAATACATCGTATAATGGTCCGCTTACCCTTAGAATGAGAGTCATCATTTCTTCATCAAATATCAATGATCCATGTGTCAATGTTACTAATGGTGAAGTAGAAGATTATGCAGTTAAAATTGTAGACCTACAACCATGTTCTACCGCTGCACCTTCACCAATTTCTGTAACAGGTGTTAGTGCATCTACTGCGACGGTTTCCTGGTTAAACTCTACAGGTGCTACTTATGTATTAAGATATAAGGCTACAGCAGCAGCAGCCTGGACAACCGTTAATCCTGTTCCGGCGCCTGGAAATACCTATACGATCCTTAACTTAAATGCAACCACTGCTTATGAAGTACAGGTGGCAACCATCTGTGGAGGAAATCAGGGACCTTGGTCTACATCTGTGAATTTCACCACACTGGCCGTTAGTTACTGTAACTCCGGTACTGCGACTGTAGGTGACGGATATATAAATAATGTAACTGTTACTCCAACGAATTCGATTATGATGATCAATAATTCTGGAGCAACGACGTATACAGATTATTCTACTGACCCTACTAAACTTATCACATTTGTTCGCGGTTCTACCGGAAATAATATTTCTATTGGTAGAGTGATCTTATCAAGTACTTATGCTACATCAGTATGGATTGATTATAACGGAGACGGCGTGTTTGATAATGGTACGGAGAGAGTAATGAATCTTGGATATTCCAGTACTACTCCTGTGACTGCTACTTTCACGGTTCCTGCTAATGCATATACAGGAACGAACATTGTCAAAATGCGTGTTATCGTATACTATAATACAATTGATAATGCATGTCAGAACTTAACAAGTAATGGTGAAGTAGAAGATTATGCAGTTAAATTTGTAGACATTCAACCATGTACGACAGCTCCTCCAAGCAATATTACAGTGTCCAACATTACTGCGACTACTGCTAATGTTTCCTGGTTAGCATCTACGGGGGCTACTTATGTATTAAGATGGAGATTAGGGGCTACAGGAGCATGGACAACAATTGATCCTGTACTTGCACCTGGAAATAGCTACACGATTACTGGTCTTACCGAATTAACCGGATATCAGGTACAGGTTGCCACAAAATGTAGTGGTACATTAGGTGCCTTCTCTGCTTCAATTCCATTTACAACGACTGCTATCAGTTATTGTAACATGACAGGAACAGGAACCAATGATTATATAGCTAATGTAACAGTGACTTCTGTAAATCCGGGAATTGCTCCAATGAGTAATACCTCATTACAGACAAACTATATCAGTTATACTACACCAGCTACGTTGATTAACCTTGAGCTTGGCTCAACGGGAAATAAAATCGCCGTAACTAAAGGATGGGCAGGAGCAACCAACAGTGATGCTGTAAGTGCCTGGATCGACTTTAACCGAAATGGGGTATTCGAGACAAATGAACAAATCATGGCAGTAGCTTCCAATTCAACAAGTACTGTTAATGCATTGTTCAATGTTCCGTCTACTGCATACAGCGGACCTCTTACAACAACAATGAGAGTGGTGCTAAAACGTTCCAGTTCTCCTGTAATGTGTCAGGTAGCTGTGAATGGTGAAGTGGAAGATTATGCAGTGAGAATAAGACCATGTGCAACAGGTACACCTACAAATCTTGCGTTTAATACGATTACCCATACTTCAGCAATAGTAAACTGGACTGGTGTAACCAATGGGCTTACCTATATTTTACAGTACAGACCTTTAGGATCTACTGCGTGGACGAGTATTAACGTTTCTACTCTTCTTGGTAACCCTCCAATTCAGTTAACAGGTTTAACTCCTGCTACTACTTATGAGGTGCAGGTTGCTGCAAGCTGTGGTACAACACCAGGTACATTTACTGCGATTAAAACGTTCTCTACCAGATGTGATCCTACGCCTCCTACTGTAACAATCAGTAACGTAACAACAAACTCTGCATTAGTAACATGGGCACCAATTGCGCCAAGTTCAACGTATGTATTAAGATACAGAGTCGTGGGAACAACCACGTGGGTAGATGTAACTGTACCGGTAACACCAGGGAACTCTTATCAGTTGACAGGATTAAGCCCTTACACTACTTATGAGGTTCAGGTGGCTAACAAGTGTGTGGGTGAGACTACAATCAATCCATATTCAAATCCTAAAGTATTTACTACGGAAAGGACATGTGAATTACCACCTCCGGGCTTAACCATTACTAACCTGACTCCTACAACAGCTGTTGTCGTTTGGGATCCATTCCCGGGAGCTACTTATATCTTAAGATACAGAAAAGTAGGTATTCCGAGTTGGACAACGGTTCCGGTGGCTACCAATACACTTACTCTTACGGGATTAACAGAGCTGACGAAATACGAATTACAGGTTGCTAATATTTGTAGCGGTACTCCTGGTACGTATACACAGCCATACTTCTTTACAACACCTACCGTTATTTATTGTCAGATGTCGTCTGGAAGTTCAGTGAGTGAATACATTTCAAACGTTACGGTAAAACCTACTGGTAAACCGCAAATGTCAAATGATTCAAATGCTCAGAATTATTCAGACTTTACCGGAGATCCTACCAAGTTTATTGAATTGATTCAGGGATCTACGGGTAATGAGATTTCAATTGCTAAATCATGGACAGGAACAACGAATAATGAAGGTATTGCCGTATGGATAGATTTCGACAGAAGTGGAACATTTGATCCTAATGAAAGAATCCTTGTGTCTTCGCCTAACTCAACAACCCCTGTTAAAGGAACGTTCAGTGTACCTGCGGATGCATTCATCAGCATGACGGATTTTAAATATGTTGTGATGAGAGTTGCCATGCAGAAAGATGCGATTCCTGTGAATTGTATAAGTTTTGCAAACGGAGAAGTTGAAGATTATACCGTAAGAATTTCTAAGCAGGCAGTACCTAATCCTGTTAACCAGACTGAAATTCTGATCTATCCTAATCCGGTAAGCAGTATATTGTATGTGAAAAATATTAGCAAGAAAGCTAATTATAAGCTATACAACGCAGCAGGTCAGCTTGTTTCCGGAGGAATTATCCTCAATAATAAGATTGATGTAAGCGGATTGATAAATGGAGTATATGTTATCGATATCGATGATGTTCAGGGCACAGCTCAGAAGAAGTTTATCAAAGAATAA